The following proteins are co-located in the Paludibaculum fermentans genome:
- a CDS encoding RCC1 domain-containing protein yields MSSSFSPRISVLGALSFSIALGGITTAAVAQPGRIRVIEESAGAGYQSRELGAIAGAARIAMPSQGAHLLVLTSSRRVWAWGDNASGQLGTGDVERVEGWHLVEGLEDVVAVAAGTQHSVALKRDGTVWTWGCNYEGQLGDGSLLCHAQPRMVEGLSEVQSIAADGAFTAALRSDGSVVVFGANWTGIAPGEARGLLLRPTLVRGLRLKEELAVQAGRIVGLEKRPEGASVWPGRIGLDRRVLVTDEAISVEEGGRAVFTLPLEEKATAWAAGWALAWIEGGAEMESGDGAAEQAASGSGQKAAAGIAAARLATAALTGGLSRAAVGPGWVAAGQSHSLKLNADGTVWAWGRNSAGQLGDGTTAQRSRAVQVYGLTGVVALSGGSGHSLALKSDGTVWSWGQNWAGQLGDGTTTTRLTPVQVQGLSGITAIASGMEHNLARKNDGTVWAWGYNSDGQIGDGSNTNRTVPVQVPAMTNAAAVGAGSYFSLVVKSDGSVWGWGANLQGQLGDGTTTSRVSPVQASGVSGATAVAGGSSHTLALKSNGTVLAWGANYSGSLGDTTSAQRLTAVAVSGVSSAVAIAAAQNHSEAVKADGTLWIWGENPQGQLGNGTVFDQFTPFAVNGLSGVAAAATGRYHTLAMKADGSIVSWGFDEEGQLGTGATTVRMSAISPAGLTNVTRIALNNTHALALRSDGSVWSWGQNAFGQLGNGSNGIAANVPGAISGLSGITAVAVGYAHSLALKNDGTVWAWGQNWGGHLGDGTNTNRNAPVQVVGLSTVTAIAAGINHSLAVKADGTVWAMGYNGNGQLGDGSTTNRNTAVQVSGLTGIVAVAGGNASSYALKNDGTVWAWGSNGQGQLGDGTNTQRTTPVQVTGLTGIVAISSDNNHTLALKNDGTVWGWGQNGSGQLGDGSTTNRKSPVQVTGLTSVAGISAGQTHSLAVLTNGTLWAWGYNGFGQLGDGSLTQRTVPVQIAGFSGVSSVTAGVNQSMAVLTNGTVLSWGSVGCGQLGEGSTLLSAGGAAVLNAAASDLVLTKTAARPFRLSAYAAYTLSVTNAGGLASSGVTTLTDVLPAGLTYVSAFGPGWSCGASGQTVTCVSVNPVYSGVGTSVAILVGVSPSASATLSNTATLVNASDSNTANNTSTTVTNVTPQLPGTGLIAAGRNAGFRVNGSGAIFSWGDNSSAQLGDGTQAGRSTPMQVLGNLSGVIAMASGSGHALALKSDGTVWGWGNNGSGQLGDASNALRYLPVQASGLTNVISISAGEQFSMALKSDGTVWCWGSNSNGQLGDGTTTSRNTPVQVTGLTGVVGISAGNYFALAVKSDGTVLSWGYNNAGQLGDGGTTSRSTALPVSGLSGAIAVSAGGSHSLALMGDGSVRGWGQNWGGHLGDGTTTQRLTPVQALGLNGVIVLVSGRDHNLALRSDGTVWGWGSANDGQLGNNNMQNVTTPTLIASAGPAAGLAAGDLHSLILRTDGSVYSMGYNGLGQLGNGAALLRAAPGSAGGLTGIVSASVSVSFGIASRNDGTVWTWGRNFNGQLGNGAMGWGTGVPAQVAGLAGFTAVAAGDGHALALKSDGTVWAWGQNYYGQLGDGTTTTRGTPAQVTGLTSIVAVAAGQGFSLALRNDGAVWAWGLNNNGQLGDGTTTNRSTPYQAFSSAIAISAGTSHSLVVKSDGTAWAWGWNGNGQLGDGTTANRTNPIQVPGLTGMSKISAGNSSSAALKSDGTVWTWGWNGNGQLGDGTTTSHTSPVQVSGLTSVTALSAGTNHVAALRNDGTLWAWGFNLYGQLGDGTTVNRTVPVQVNGFSGVAAVAAGGFETLAIKTDTSLWSWGSFSYGQLGNGATLTVFAPTAIAAVPPPDLALSNTASIQFAVGAKASYLFSVTNVGGSATSGTITLSDTLPAGLSYASASGAGWSCSANGQTVTCTSGTVIYPNFSSNLSIQVNVAQAAYPSVSNTASVALAADVNAVNNSSTVVKPVSQQASAQSHMLIAMGVGHTLRVAPNGTVWAWGYNGMGQLGDGTLIQRNGPAPVPGLTGITDVAAGNYHSLALKSDGTVWTWGYNAKGQLGDGTSANRGTAQQVAGLSGVVAIAAGPSASMALKSDGTVWTWGYNNAGQLGDGTMIDRPTPVQVTGLVGAAAIAMGNQGGLAARADGSVWAWGSNSYGQLGDGTTAARLTPAAVKNASNVTSVGSGLYHYLALRSDGTVLAWGYNGYGQLGDGSTANRSLPGQVAGLSNVAQVGAARYSTFALLKDGTLVAWGDNSSGQLGDGTMTERHTPVAVSGLTGVTGIAAICLSSYGNAIAIKADGSSWAWGSNTNGQLGNGLLLFRPWPGVVSGLNGVSSASGRENHFLALRTDATVRAWGNNSNGELGDGTWIARATPVTVSGLSGVKQVSAGMSHSVVLKNDGTVWTWGYNGSGELGDGSTNDRAVPAQVAGLSGVASVAAGMEHSVAVLANGTVWTWGYNNQGQLGDGTTNTRSLPVQVPGLTGVARVAGGDLFTLALKTDGTVWAWGDNSVGALGDGTTTVRMSPIQVPGLSGIQAITTGYRHSTALGSDGSVWVWGNNDSSGMGDGTTAAHLSPTKLPGLTGIVAISGGGQHTLALKNDGTVWAWGRNVSGQLGDGTTFNRATPVPVAMLTGVAAVSAGGENSVAILGDGTVLAWGTEDSGKSGDGQSSLAIVPVQSLPNGYADLTISMTDGGALTIGAQATYTLTVTNIGQNASSGVITVTDPLPAGLSYLSATGSGWSCSAVGQLVTCTNPNSLAPGAASVISLNATVLAAAYPAVSNIAALSNASDLNLANNTTGDPLSVSGTAAVSITPASGSGAQQVFQAVYSGAQGYQKIRWVQLLFAVAPNGGGQAFCFLHYDVQGNAFWLYSDVFGFFVGPVTPGVASSALQGSHCALNTAGSNVSGNGANLTLNMAVVFKAAAVRNVYMRAMDMTDFDTGTVQRGTWTQVAAPLSNLTVSPASGNGASPTFTLTFPDPPGFTGSALGWEEFLVAAATDGGGQPFCFVHYDRAGNGLWMYSSDVGFFLGPVAPGASSNALSSSACSVNTAGTTYQNVSGNLLLNVPLTLKAPMSGTKQMYLRTMDALSRDTGWQQKGAWTIP; encoded by the coding sequence ATGTCCTCTTCATTTAGTCCCCGAATTAGTGTACTGGGTGCTCTGTCCTTTTCGATTGCACTTGGCGGCATCACGACAGCCGCAGTGGCACAGCCCGGCCGTATCCGGGTGATTGAAGAGTCCGCTGGAGCGGGCTACCAGAGCAGGGAGCTTGGTGCGATCGCGGGGGCGGCGCGAATTGCGATGCCGTCGCAAGGCGCGCACCTGCTGGTGCTTACGAGTTCGCGCCGGGTGTGGGCCTGGGGCGACAATGCCTCAGGTCAGTTGGGGACGGGTGATGTGGAGCGGGTCGAGGGCTGGCATCTGGTGGAAGGGCTGGAGGATGTGGTGGCCGTGGCAGCGGGCACGCAGCATTCCGTCGCTTTGAAGCGAGACGGCACGGTGTGGACATGGGGCTGCAACTATGAGGGTCAGTTGGGTGATGGGTCGTTGCTATGCCATGCCCAGCCGCGCATGGTGGAGGGCCTGTCGGAGGTACAGTCCATTGCGGCGGATGGGGCCTTCACGGCGGCGCTGCGGAGCGACGGTTCCGTGGTGGTATTTGGCGCCAACTGGACGGGGATCGCACCCGGTGAGGCCCGCGGCTTGCTGCTGCGTCCGACCCTGGTGCGCGGTCTCCGACTGAAGGAGGAGTTGGCCGTGCAGGCCGGACGCATCGTCGGATTGGAGAAGAGGCCCGAGGGAGCCTCGGTTTGGCCGGGCAGGATCGGACTGGACCGCAGGGTGTTGGTGACGGACGAGGCGATCTCCGTGGAGGAGGGCGGCCGGGCGGTCTTTACCCTGCCGTTGGAAGAGAAAGCGACTGCGTGGGCGGCTGGTTGGGCGTTGGCCTGGATTGAGGGCGGAGCGGAGATGGAGAGCGGCGACGGCGCAGCCGAACAGGCCGCCTCGGGCAGCGGCCAGAAAGCGGCCGCGGGGATAGCGGCGGCGCGTTTGGCGACTGCGGCGTTGACGGGGGGATTGTCGCGCGCGGCCGTGGGTCCGGGTTGGGTCGCGGCCGGACAGTCTCACAGCTTGAAGCTCAATGCCGATGGCACGGTTTGGGCGTGGGGGCGGAACTCGGCCGGGCAACTGGGAGACGGCACCACCGCACAGCGGAGCCGGGCCGTGCAGGTCTATGGACTCACTGGGGTGGTGGCGCTTTCCGGGGGCAGCGGGCATAGCCTTGCGCTGAAGAGCGATGGGACCGTCTGGTCGTGGGGCCAGAACTGGGCGGGCCAGCTTGGTGATGGCACGACCACCACGCGTCTCACTCCGGTGCAGGTGCAGGGGCTGTCGGGAATCACTGCGATCGCCAGCGGCATGGAGCACAACCTGGCCCGGAAGAACGATGGCACGGTTTGGGCCTGGGGCTACAACTCCGACGGGCAGATTGGAGACGGCAGCAACACAAATCGGACTGTACCGGTGCAGGTGCCGGCGATGACGAATGCGGCCGCGGTGGGCGCCGGCTCCTATTTCTCGCTGGTGGTGAAGAGTGACGGCAGCGTGTGGGGCTGGGGCGCCAACCTGCAGGGGCAGTTGGGCGATGGCACGACGACGTCCCGAGTCTCGCCGGTGCAGGCATCTGGAGTATCCGGAGCCACGGCGGTGGCCGGCGGCAGCAGCCATACGCTGGCTCTGAAGAGCAATGGCACCGTCCTGGCCTGGGGTGCGAACTACTCCGGGTCGCTGGGCGACACGACGTCGGCGCAGCGGCTGACGGCGGTTGCGGTGAGCGGCGTGAGTTCTGCTGTCGCCATCGCCGCTGCCCAGAATCACAGTGAGGCGGTGAAAGCCGATGGCACGCTCTGGATCTGGGGCGAGAACCCACAGGGCCAGTTGGGCAACGGCACTGTGTTTGACCAGTTCACTCCCTTTGCAGTGAACGGCCTAAGCGGAGTGGCCGCGGCCGCCACCGGGCGTTACCACACGCTGGCGATGAAGGCGGACGGCAGCATCGTGTCCTGGGGCTTCGACGAGGAAGGCCAGTTGGGCACCGGCGCGACGACTGTCCGGATGTCTGCAATCAGCCCGGCCGGACTGACCAACGTGACGAGAATCGCATTGAACAACACGCATGCCCTGGCGCTGCGCAGCGACGGGTCTGTATGGTCGTGGGGGCAGAATGCCTTTGGGCAGTTGGGGAATGGGTCGAACGGGATTGCGGCTAATGTGCCGGGCGCGATCAGCGGGCTGAGCGGGATCACAGCGGTTGCGGTGGGTTATGCGCATAGCCTCGCACTCAAGAACGATGGAACGGTGTGGGCTTGGGGCCAGAATTGGGGTGGACACCTGGGAGACGGAACGAACACGAACAGGAATGCTCCAGTGCAGGTGGTGGGACTGAGTACGGTGACGGCCATTGCCGCTGGCATCAACCATAGCCTGGCGGTGAAGGCTGATGGCACGGTCTGGGCGATGGGCTACAACGGCAACGGCCAGTTGGGCGACGGCAGCACCACTAACCGCAATACGGCGGTCCAGGTGTCCGGCCTGACGGGGATCGTGGCAGTGGCGGGCGGCAACGCCTCCAGTTACGCGCTGAAGAACGACGGGACGGTGTGGGCGTGGGGCTCGAACGGCCAAGGGCAACTCGGTGACGGTACGAACACGCAACGGACGACCCCTGTGCAGGTGACCGGACTCACCGGCATCGTTGCCATCTCGTCCGACAACAACCACACCCTCGCGCTGAAGAACGACGGTACCGTGTGGGGATGGGGCCAGAACGGCAGCGGCCAACTCGGCGACGGAAGCACCACGAACCGGAAGTCTCCGGTGCAGGTGACCGGGCTCACGAGTGTGGCCGGCATTTCGGCCGGGCAGACGCACTCCCTGGCCGTCCTGACGAATGGGACGTTGTGGGCGTGGGGCTATAACGGCTTCGGGCAACTGGGCGACGGCAGCCTGACGCAGCGGACTGTGCCGGTGCAGATTGCCGGGTTCAGCGGCGTGAGTTCCGTCACTGCAGGAGTGAACCAGAGCATGGCCGTGCTGACGAACGGCACCGTGCTGTCCTGGGGGTCGGTTGGCTGCGGGCAACTCGGGGAAGGGTCCACGCTGCTTTCGGCCGGGGGGGCAGCGGTCCTGAACGCCGCCGCGTCCGATCTGGTGCTTACCAAGACGGCGGCGCGGCCGTTCCGGCTGAGTGCCTATGCGGCATACACGCTTTCGGTCACCAATGCGGGCGGGCTGGCCAGCAGCGGGGTCACTACGTTGACCGATGTGCTGCCGGCGGGCCTGACCTACGTTTCCGCATTCGGGCCGGGCTGGTCATGCGGGGCTTCGGGGCAAACCGTCACCTGCGTTTCTGTGAATCCCGTCTATTCGGGAGTGGGGACCAGTGTCGCGATTCTGGTCGGTGTGAGCCCGTCGGCATCGGCGACGCTCAGCAATACCGCGACCCTGGTGAATGCCTCCGATTCAAATACGGCAAACAATACTTCCACCACGGTGACGAATGTGACCCCGCAGTTGCCGGGCACGGGTTTGATCGCGGCCGGCCGCAATGCGGGTTTCCGGGTCAACGGCAGCGGCGCAATTTTCTCCTGGGGCGACAACTCCAGCGCCCAGTTGGGCGACGGAACACAGGCAGGCCGCTCTACGCCGATGCAGGTGCTGGGGAATCTCAGCGGTGTGATCGCGATGGCGAGCGGTTCGGGCCACGCGCTGGCGCTGAAGAGTGACGGGACGGTGTGGGGGTGGGGCAACAACGGGTCCGGTCAACTGGGTGACGCCAGCAACGCCCTGCGGTACCTGCCGGTGCAGGCGAGCGGGCTGACCAATGTGATCAGCATCTCGGCCGGCGAGCAGTTCAGCATGGCGCTGAAGTCCGACGGGACAGTCTGGTGCTGGGGATCCAACAGCAACGGGCAACTCGGCGACGGCACCACGACTTCGCGCAATACACCGGTGCAGGTAACCGGCCTCACCGGAGTGGTGGGGATCTCGGCCGGAAACTACTTCGCGCTGGCGGTGAAGAGCGACGGAACCGTGCTGAGCTGGGGCTATAACAACGCAGGGCAGCTGGGCGACGGAGGGACGACTTCTCGCAGTACGGCGTTGCCGGTGAGCGGGCTTTCCGGGGCGATCGCCGTCTCGGCGGGCGGCAGCCACTCCCTGGCCCTGATGGGCGACGGCAGTGTCCGCGGGTGGGGCCAGAACTGGGGTGGCCACCTCGGCGATGGGACCACCACGCAACGCCTCACACCCGTGCAGGCGCTTGGCCTCAATGGCGTGATCGTCCTGGTTTCAGGCCGCGATCACAATCTGGCGCTGAGGAGCGACGGAACGGTTTGGGGTTGGGGATCGGCCAACGACGGCCAACTCGGCAACAACAACATGCAGAATGTGACGACACCCACCTTGATTGCGAGCGCCGGGCCGGCCGCCGGCCTGGCCGCGGGTGATCTTCACAGCCTGATTCTGCGCACGGACGGCAGCGTGTACTCCATGGGGTATAACGGCCTGGGGCAGTTGGGCAACGGTGCGGCTTTGCTGCGCGCGGCACCCGGCTCGGCCGGCGGGCTGACCGGTATTGTTTCCGCCTCCGTCAGCGTCAGTTTTGGGATTGCATCCAGGAACGACGGGACGGTGTGGACGTGGGGCCGCAACTTCAACGGGCAGTTGGGCAATGGCGCCATGGGCTGGGGCACGGGCGTGCCGGCCCAGGTGGCCGGCCTGGCCGGGTTCACGGCGGTGGCGGCGGGCGATGGCCATGCGCTGGCTTTGAAGAGCGACGGAACCGTCTGGGCCTGGGGCCAGAATTACTATGGGCAGTTGGGTGATGGCACCACCACCACGCGCGGGACGCCGGCCCAGGTGACCGGACTGACGAGCATAGTCGCGGTGGCGGCCGGCCAGGGCTTCAGTCTCGCTCTGAGAAACGATGGAGCCGTGTGGGCATGGGGCCTGAATAACAACGGCCAGTTGGGTGACGGAACTACCACCAACCGGTCGACGCCTTACCAGGCGTTCTCGAGCGCGATAGCTATCTCCGCGGGCACAAGCCATTCCCTCGTCGTGAAGAGCGACGGGACTGCCTGGGCTTGGGGCTGGAATGGAAACGGGCAATTGGGTGACGGGACGACGGCGAACCGCACCAATCCGATCCAGGTGCCCGGCCTGACGGGCATGTCGAAGATCTCAGCGGGCAACTCCTCCAGCGCCGCTTTGAAATCCGATGGGACGGTGTGGACGTGGGGATGGAACGGCAACGGGCAGTTGGGCGACGGGACGACGACGAGCCACACCAGCCCGGTCCAGGTATCCGGACTGACCTCAGTGACGGCCCTGAGCGCGGGCACCAATCACGTGGCCGCGCTCCGGAACGACGGCACGCTCTGGGCCTGGGGCTTCAATCTGTACGGCCAATTGGGCGACGGGACGACCGTCAACCGCACGGTTCCGGTCCAGGTGAACGGTTTCAGCGGGGTGGCCGCAGTGGCCGCGGGCGGCTTTGAGACGCTCGCAATCAAGACAGACACATCGCTCTGGAGTTGGGGCTCCTTCAGCTACGGGCAACTGGGGAATGGAGCGACCCTCACCGTTTTCGCTCCCACGGCGATCGCCGCCGTGCCGCCGCCGGACTTGGCCTTGAGCAATACGGCCAGCATCCAGTTCGCGGTGGGCGCCAAGGCGTCCTATCTATTCTCCGTGACGAATGTTGGCGGATCCGCGACCAGCGGAACAATTACGCTTTCAGACACTCTGCCGGCGGGGCTGAGTTATGCGTCCGCATCGGGCGCAGGCTGGAGTTGCTCCGCGAACGGACAGACGGTGACCTGCACCAGCGGCACTGTGATCTACCCCAACTTCAGCAGCAACCTCTCGATCCAGGTGAACGTGGCGCAGGCCGCGTATCCGTCCGTTTCGAACACGGCTAGCGTCGCCCTGGCGGCCGACGTGAATGCGGTAAACAACTCCTCGACGGTGGTGAAGCCGGTCAGCCAGCAGGCCAGTGCGCAGTCTCACATGCTCATCGCCATGGGTGTCGGACACACTCTGCGTGTCGCGCCCAATGGCACGGTGTGGGCATGGGGCTATAACGGCATGGGCCAGTTGGGGGACGGCACACTCATTCAGAGGAACGGGCCAGCGCCGGTGCCCGGCCTGACGGGCATCACGGATGTGGCCGCCGGCAACTATCACAGCCTGGCGTTGAAGTCCGATGGCACGGTCTGGACATGGGGCTATAACGCCAAAGGCCAACTGGGCGATGGGACTTCGGCCAACCGGGGTACCGCCCAGCAGGTCGCGGGTTTGAGCGGAGTGGTCGCCATTGCGGCCGGTCCGTCCGCGAGCATGGCGCTGAAGTCTGACGGTACGGTGTGGACATGGGGCTACAACAATGCCGGCCAGTTAGGCGACGGGACGATGATAGATCGCCCCACGCCGGTTCAGGTGACGGGACTTGTAGGAGCCGCCGCGATCGCCATGGGCAATCAAGGCGGGCTTGCGGCGCGGGCGGACGGTTCCGTCTGGGCTTGGGGTTCCAATAGCTACGGACAGTTGGGTGACGGCACAACCGCCGCCAGGCTGACGCCCGCGGCCGTGAAGAATGCCAGCAATGTCACTTCCGTCGGCAGCGGGCTCTATCACTACCTCGCCCTACGTTCGGACGGGACGGTCCTGGCGTGGGGCTACAACGGTTACGGCCAATTGGGGGATGGCTCCACGGCGAACCGCTCCCTGCCTGGCCAGGTGGCGGGCCTGTCGAATGTGGCGCAGGTAGGTGCCGCACGGTATAGCACCTTCGCCCTGCTGAAGGACGGAACGCTAGTGGCTTGGGGTGACAACTCGAGCGGACAGCTCGGAGATGGGACCATGACGGAGCGGCATACGCCCGTCGCGGTGAGCGGCTTGACCGGGGTGACCGGTATCGCCGCGATCTGTCTGTCCTCCTACGGGAACGCAATCGCCATCAAGGCCGACGGAAGTTCATGGGCCTGGGGCTCCAATACCAACGGACAGTTAGGGAATGGACTGCTGTTGTTCCGCCCCTGGCCTGGGGTGGTGAGCGGACTCAACGGAGTCTCGTCCGCGTCGGGACGAGAGAATCATTTCCTGGCGCTGCGAACTGACGCTACGGTCAGGGCGTGGGGCAACAACAGCAATGGGGAACTGGGTGACGGCACCTGGATTGCGCGGGCTACCCCAGTGACGGTATCCGGATTGTCCGGCGTGAAGCAGGTATCCGCAGGGATGTCCCACAGTGTGGTCCTGAAGAATGACGGGACCGTCTGGACCTGGGGCTACAACGGCTCCGGCGAGTTGGGTGACGGCAGCACGAATGATCGGGCGGTCCCCGCGCAGGTGGCCGGCCTGAGCGGCGTCGCCTCCGTGGCGGCCGGCATGGAGCACAGTGTGGCGGTGCTCGCCAATGGCACTGTCTGGACCTGGGGCTACAACAATCAAGGGCAGCTCGGCGACGGAACCACCAACACTCGCTCACTGCCGGTACAAGTGCCCGGGCTCACGGGTGTGGCGCGTGTTGCTGGCGGCGACCTCTTTACCCTGGCGCTCAAGACTGACGGAACCGTGTGGGCCTGGGGCGACAATTCCGTGGGGGCCCTGGGAGACGGCACCACCACGGTGCGAATGTCGCCGATACAGGTGCCCGGTCTCAGCGGGATCCAGGCCATTACGACCGGCTACCGCCACAGCACTGCTCTGGGCTCGGATGGCAGCGTTTGGGTCTGGGGCAACAACGACTCTTCCGGGATGGGCGATGGGACCACCGCCGCGCACCTGAGCCCGACAAAGCTCCCGGGGCTGACGGGCATCGTCGCAATCTCAGGCGGCGGGCAGCACACCCTGGCGCTCAAGAACGACGGCACCGTCTGGGCTTGGGGGCGGAATGTCTCCGGGCAGTTGGGTGACGGCACCACCTTCAACCGGGCGACGCCCGTACCCGTGGCCATGCTGACAGGCGTTGCCGCCGTCTCAGCGGGCGGCGAGAACAGCGTCGCCATCCTGGGTGACGGCACGGTGCTCGCTTGGGGCACAGAGGACTCGGGCAAGTCGGGCGACGGGCAGTCCAGCCTGGCCATCGTCCCGGTCCAGTCGCTGCCCAACGGTTACGCCGACCTGACCATTTCGATGACGGACGGCGGCGCACTTACCATCGGTGCGCAGGCCACCTACACCCTGACAGTCACCAACATTGGGCAGAATGCCAGCAGTGGGGTGATCACCGTGACGGATCCTCTGCCGGCTGGCCTGAGCTATCTCAGCGCAACCGGCTCGGGCTGGAGTTGTTCGGCCGTGGGACAGTTGGTCACCTGCACCAACCCCAACTCACTGGCTCCCGGTGCCGCTTCCGTCATCTCTCTCAATGCGACGGTGCTGGCGGCTGCCTATCCGGCCGTGAGCAACATTGCCGCACTCTCCAATGCCAGCGATCTCAATCTGGCGAACAACACCACGGGCGATCCCCTGAGTGTCAGCGGCACAGCGGCAGTGAGCATCACACCCGCGTCCGGCAGCGGCGCGCAGCAGGTGTTCCAGGCTGTCTATAGCGGCGCCCAGGGATACCAGAAGATTCGCTGGGTACAACTTCTGTTCGCGGTGGCCCCCAATGGTGGCGGACAGGCCTTCTGCTTCCTCCACTATGACGTGCAAGGCAACGCCTTCTGGCTCTACTCCGATGTCTTCGGCTTCTTCGTAGGGCCGGTGACGCCCGGAGTCGCCTCGAGCGCATTGCAGGGTTCGCATTGCGCTCTCAACACAGCCGGCTCCAATGTCTCCGGTAATGGCGCGAACCTGACCCTGAACATGGCCGTGGTCTTCAAAGCCGCGGCGGTCCGCAACGTCTACATGCGTGCGATGGACATGACGGACTTCGATACGGGCACCGTGCAGCGCGGTACCTGGACGCAGGTGGCCGCCCCGCTTTCCAATCTGACGGTGAGCCCGGCCAGCGGAAACGGAGCAAGTCCGACGTTCACCCTCACCTTCCCAGACCCGCCCGGCTTCACCGGCTCGGCTCTCGGTTGGGAGGAGTTCCTGGTCGCCGCGGCAACGGACGGCGGCGGGCAGCCCTTCTGCTTCGTGCACTACGACCGGGCGGGCAACGGGTTGTGGATGTACTCTTCCGACGTCGGCTTCTTCCTGGGGCCGGTGGCGCCCGGAGCGAGCTCGAATGCGTTGAGTAGCTCGGCGTGTTCCGTCAACACCGCCGGAACTACATACCAGAACGTCAGTGGCAACCTGCTTCTGAATGTTCCATTAACCCTGAAGGCACCCATGAGCGGCACCAAACAGATGTATTTGCGGACCATGGATGCGCTCAGCCGTGACACCGGCTGGCAGCAGAAAGGAGCGTGGACGATTCCATAG